In Raphanus sativus cultivar WK10039 unplaced genomic scaffold, ASM80110v3 Scaffold0271, whole genome shotgun sequence, the sequence CAGAAGCTTCACAAAAGGATTCGAACTTTTagacaaagaaacaagaaatgACTTTCATGAGAAATCTGTTGGGTGCAAAGAAGATTCTTGGAGCTGCAACAAGCAAAAAGGCAACCTCGGCGGCACCAAAAGGGTTTCTAGCAGTGTACGTAGGAGAGAGCCAGAAGAAGAGATATGTGGTACCAATCTCCTACTTGAGCCAGCCTTCATTTCAAGCTCTTCTCAGCAAATCTGAAGAAGAGTTTGGGTTCGATCATCCAATGGGCGGCTTAACAATCCCTTGTCCTGAAGATATGTTCATCACTGTGATGTCTCGGCTTCAATGATGATTATCCAACACATTGTTCTTGGACTTAGAGATAGACTTTGTTCCTTGTAAATAGaggatagtttttttttcttgaaagagttgtactaaaattttgaaagtggAATACCATTTTTATGATATGGACACAACACAATTCATGCTGAACTAATACATTTTGGATCGATCactgaaaaagaaagaacaaaaccaATGGAAGAAATAATTGAATTATACATTAGTTGttgttgaataaaaaataaatgacagTATTTGTCATCCATTGAAGTCTTTTATCTAACAAAGTACTCATCATCCACTGATGTACCCGCACTTTTATCTCTGTTTCATAGTCCTACAACAGCTTCTCCATTATTAGTCTCTATTTGAAGTTAGAATCATACTTCAGTCTACATTGCCAAGGGAGTGAATGGATCCTCAACTTTCAATACTTAAAACATGTTTCCCTACTGTATATATCTGTCTTACAACTCACGTAACAATGAGAAAAGAGTATATTTACtatgttttgtgttattatctACCTACCAAATCTCAAAGAagtgaatatttatttttctcctGAAATGGTGAAGTGAGAAACAATTGTGTTCTCGTTAGACAACAAGACTCAACTCATTTCATTGATTCCTATGTATGtcataaaacagaaaaaaaaaaaactctcctTATCATTCACACTCATGCAATACAAGTTTCAAgatgaatttatattttcaaaaatcattcTGCAATTAGCATAGACACCTTCACTATTTATACAACAAACAAGAGGGTGAACGAGTAAGAGACGAACAATCTCATGCAGGTGAAGAAACCTTTGCAGATCTCACCTCACACATATCCAAACCACACATCTCACTCTATATACATT encodes:
- the LOC130501738 gene encoding auxin-responsive protein SAUR21-like, whose protein sequence is MTFMRNLLGAKKILGAATSKKATSAAPKGFLAVYVGESQKKRYVVPISYLSQPSFQALLSKSEEEFGFDHPMGGLTIPCPEDMFITVMSRLQ